A genomic stretch from Theobroma cacao cultivar B97-61/B2 chromosome 4, Criollo_cocoa_genome_V2, whole genome shotgun sequence includes:
- the LOC18602699 gene encoding UBX domain-containing protein 4, with product MAGVSLKCGDCGALLKSVEEAQEHAELTSHSNFSESTEAVLNLVCSACDKPCRSKTESDLHTKRTGHTEFVDKTLEAAKPISLEVPKVATDSEEAVAADSGSQSEEMVVPEVDKKLLEELEAMGFPTARATRALHFCGNNSLEAAVNWVVEHEANPDIDQMPMVPVNRHVEAPKPSLTPEEMKLKAQELRERARKKKEEEEKRMEREREKERIRVGKELLEAKRIEEENERKRLLALRKAEKEEEKRAREKIRQKLEEDKAERRQRLGLPPEDPAAVKPSAPVVEEKKSSLPVRPATKSELMRECLRSLKQNHKDDDAKVKRAFQTLLTYIGNVARNPDEEKFRKIRLNNQTFQDRVGSLKGGVEFFEICGFEKVEGDQFLFLSRDKVDMQVLNSAGSELNSAINNPFFGVL from the exons ATGGCGGGGGTGTCGTTGAAGTGTGGGGACTGTGGGGCACTGTTGAAGTCGGTGGAGGAAGCCCAAGAGCATGCCGAGCTCACCTCCCATTCCAACTTCTCTGAGTCCACTGAAGCAGTTCTCAATCTTGTTTGCTCTGCTTGTGACAAACCATGCCGATCCAAAACA GAAAGTGATTTGCATACGAAAAGAACAGGGCATACCGAGTTTGTGGATAAGACTTTAGAGGCAGCAAAACCAATCAGTTTGGAGGTTCCCAAGGTAGCTACAGACTCAGAGGAGGCTGTTGCTGCAGATAGCGGCAGCCAGTCTGAAG AGATGGTTGTGCCGGAAGTTGACAAAAAACTGCTTGAAGAACTGGAAGCAATGGGTTTCCCTACAGCACGTGCAACCCGTGCTCTTCATTTTTGTG GTAATAATAGCCTTGAGGCTGCTGTGAACTGGGTAGTTGAACATGAGGCCAACCCAGACATAGATCAGATGCCCATG GTACCTGTCAACAGACATGTTGAGGCACCTAAACCTTCTCTTACACCGGAAGAGATGAAGCTCAAAGCACAAGAGCTAAG GGAGCGTGCTcgcaaaaagaaagaagaagaggagaagagaatggaaagagaaagggaaaag GAGAGGATTCGAGTGGGCAAGGAATTGTTGGAAGCAAAGCGTATcgaagaagaaaatgagagaaaacg ATTGTTGGCCCTGCGGAAAgcagagaaagaggaagagaaaagagctAGGGAAAAGATTCGTCAGAAATTGGAAGAGGACAAG GCAGAGAGAAGGCAGAGGCTTGGGCTGCCACCAGAAGATCCTGCTGCTGTGAAACCTTCTGCACCTGTTGTGGAGGAGAAAAAG AGCTCATTGCCAGTTAGGCCTGCCACAAAGTCAGAGCTAATGCGAGAGTGTTTGCGATCTCTCAAGCAAAATCACaag GATGATGATGCCAAAGTGAAGAGAGCATTCCAGACTCTTCTTACATACATAGGAAATGTGGCCAGGAATCCTGATGAGgagaaatttagaaaaattagaCTGAATAATCAAACTTTCCAG GATAGAGTTGGTTCTTTAAAAGGTGGTGTTGAGTTCTTCGAGATCTGTGGGTTTGAGAAAGTTGAAGGAGATCAGTTCCTGTTTCTATCAAGGGACAAGGTTGACATGCAAGTGCTGAACTCAGCTGGGTCTGAGCTGAACTCTGCCATAAATAATCCCTTTTTTGGGGTGCTTTAA
- the LOC18602700 gene encoding UV radiation resistance-associated gene protein isoform X1 → MENQEQQDRSKTLITDPKQIDAAEGKAKVIEWEDFEHELARLWSLTSALKEANEKKQSLQEKLQSFIQVKTESLNQLNELEEMRERLEARKLVIGNMSMRCKLATEDAKKREEMLSTEVRSLLVAGTSLSVARKRLQESNRLLTEERGYIKLQNVQRKLRARQQYMISQVSLLYPVKILVGPAQEQELESYPSSSRLGNYSVSKPINQGSLTILGLHLTMLPFTKMSFFTDKKEVQRSATALGYVAHGVSLIASYLQVPLRYPVHLGGSRSYINDYAPSAEPTSSDLSWNTALSVNVKPVEFPLFLEGQDTTKAAYAVFLLNKDIEQLLNFVSGKSLGPRHVLENLKELLRTVQSSEYIDT, encoded by the exons atggaaaatcaagaacaaCAAGACCGAAGCAAAACCCTAATTACCGACCCGAAGCAAATCGATGCAGCAGAAGGAAAAGCGAAAGTAATTGAATGGGAAGATTTCGAGCATGAGCTCGCTAGATTGTGGAGTTTAACTTCTGCCCTTAAAGAAGCTAATGAGAAGAAGCAAAGTCTTCAAGAAAAGCTCCAGTCTTTTATTCAG GTCAAAACTGAGTCATTGAATCAACTGAATGAGCTTGAGGAAATGCGTGAGAGACTAGAGGCGAGAAAATTAGTGATTGGGAACATGTCAATGCGGTGCAAGCTTGCAACAGAGGATGCTAAAAAACGGGAGGAAATGCTTAGTACTGAAGTGAGATCCTTGTTGGTTGCTGGTACCTCACTTTCTGTGGCAAGGAAGCGATTGCAG GAATCAAATAGATTACTCACTGAAGAAAGGGGTTACATTAAGCTCCAAAATGTGCAGAGGAAGCTTCGAGCTAGGCAACAATATATGATATCACAAGTTTCATTGCTCTACCCTGTAAAGATCTTGGTTGGACCCGCACAAGAGCAAGAACTTGAATCCTATCCAAGCAGTAGTAGACTAG GGAATTATTCTGTATCGAAGCCCATTAATCAAGGATCCTTGACGATTTTAGGTCTGCATCTCACTATGCTTCCTTTTACAAAGATGAGTTTTTTCACTGACAAAAAGGAGGTTCAGAGATCTGCAACTGCCTTAGGATATGTTGCACAT GGTGTTTCACTAATTGCATCCTATTTACAAGTTCCCTTGCGTTATCCTGTGCACTTGGGTGGTTCCCGCTCATATATTAATGACTATGCACCTTCAGCGGAGCCTACTTCTTCTGATTTGTCTTGGAATACTGCACTTTCTGTAAATGTAAAGCCTGTAGAATTTCccttgtttttagaaggtcaAGACACAACAAAAGCAGCATATGCTGTATTCTTGTTAAACAAG GATATAGAGCAACTTTTGAATTTCGTCAGTGGCAAGAGTTTAGGACCACGACATGTACTAGAAAATTTGAAGGAACTTCTGAGGACTGTCCAATCTTCAGAATATATAGATACCTGA
- the LOC18602700 gene encoding UV radiation resistance-associated gene protein isoform X2 — MRRSKVFKKSSSLLFSGWEHAVQVKTESLNQLNELEEMRERLEARKLVIGNMSMRCKLATEDAKKREEMLSTEVRSLLVAGTSLSVARKRLQESNRLLTEERGYIKLQNVQRKLRARQQYMISQVSLLYPVKILVGPAQEQELESYPSSSRLGNYSVSKPINQGSLTILGLHLTMLPFTKMSFFTDKKEVQRSATALGYVAHGVSLIASYLQVPLRYPVHLGGSRSYINDYAPSAEPTSSDLSWNTALSVNVKPVEFPLFLEGQDTTKAAYAVFLLNKDIEQLLNFVSGKSLGPRHVLENLKELLRTVQSSEYIDT, encoded by the exons ATGAGAAGAAGCAAAGTCTTCAAGAAAAGCTCCAGTCTTTTATTCAG CGGGTGGGAACATGCTGTGCAGGTCAAAACTGAGTCATTGAATCAACTGAATGAGCTTGAGGAAATGCGTGAGAGACTAGAGGCGAGAAAATTAGTGATTGGGAACATGTCAATGCGGTGCAAGCTTGCAACAGAGGATGCTAAAAAACGGGAGGAAATGCTTAGTACTGAAGTGAGATCCTTGTTGGTTGCTGGTACCTCACTTTCTGTGGCAAGGAAGCGATTGCAG GAATCAAATAGATTACTCACTGAAGAAAGGGGTTACATTAAGCTCCAAAATGTGCAGAGGAAGCTTCGAGCTAGGCAACAATATATGATATCACAAGTTTCATTGCTCTACCCTGTAAAGATCTTGGTTGGACCCGCACAAGAGCAAGAACTTGAATCCTATCCAAGCAGTAGTAGACTAG GGAATTATTCTGTATCGAAGCCCATTAATCAAGGATCCTTGACGATTTTAGGTCTGCATCTCACTATGCTTCCTTTTACAAAGATGAGTTTTTTCACTGACAAAAAGGAGGTTCAGAGATCTGCAACTGCCTTAGGATATGTTGCACAT GGTGTTTCACTAATTGCATCCTATTTACAAGTTCCCTTGCGTTATCCTGTGCACTTGGGTGGTTCCCGCTCATATATTAATGACTATGCACCTTCAGCGGAGCCTACTTCTTCTGATTTGTCTTGGAATACTGCACTTTCTGTAAATGTAAAGCCTGTAGAATTTCccttgtttttagaaggtcaAGACACAACAAAAGCAGCATATGCTGTATTCTTGTTAAACAAG GATATAGAGCAACTTTTGAATTTCGTCAGTGGCAAGAGTTTAGGACCACGACATGTACTAGAAAATTTGAAGGAACTTCTGAGGACTGTCCAATCTTCAGAATATATAGATACCTGA
- the LOC18602702 gene encoding pumilio homolog 12, whose protein sequence is MENSADPESSNSRASTDSTFLETLQLSIGNLCLKNGKVEIDGSAPTQGNRASSSLPLNGSLTSILRGPGLNKRESMLSSSKKVSILPSFSHMNLNGVGYQPYGFSENLTGKTLNTEYGFEEPYLHNLTSKGWKDSLISHVNLFSGLYKEKEKPCLPSHPEAVTTGGNLSRSGFNMSNKSSGGFQNLRGNQIIILAMTEGGSTYFQDLVLLKDPRITQLIFEGVIEYIFQLMTDQYGRYLFQKLIELENEIQLRMIVEKLTNSNGDIFYTSIHRYGTYSIKKLIQVLEKSPLVTEVVKALCNNFWDLMVNPTGRYVIMECLDVVDSQKNDLLYIEAIDKCLQLATHERGCISLNSFISRIKGPRRDQLLNLICDHVVYLSQDPAGNFVVQHVLGLQKPFVIDKICFKLKGYYVKLSLQKGGSHLVEDCLKSSGMDHVLHEFLLSNQLLQVAKDRYGNYVLQTALRETMKTGSPLHGSLLMKLRSYLKSLQHGYGRNVLTLMTAQFKKA, encoded by the coding sequence ATGGAGAACTCTGCTGATCCTGAAAGCTCCAACTCAAGGGCTTCCACGGATTCTACTTTTCTTGAAACCCTTCAGCTTTCTATTGGGAATCTTTGCTTGAAGAATGGCAAGGTTGAGATTGATGGTTCGGCTCCTACTCAGGGCAACAGGGCTTCTTCGTCTTTGCCTCTGAATGGTTCTTTAACTAGCATCTTGCGTGGTCCTGGATTGAACAAAAGAGAAAGTATGTTGAGTTCTTCAAAGAAGGTAAGTATATTGCCTTCTTTTAGTCATATGAATCTGAATGGTGTGGGTTATCAACCGTATGGGTTTTCTGAAAACCTGACGGGAAAAACATTGAACACCGAGTATGGTTTTGAAGAACCATACCTACATAATTTGACATCAAAGGGATGGAAGGATTCCTTGATCAGCCATGTTAACTTATTCAGTGGTTtgtataaagaaaaagaaaaaccctgCCTTCCTTCTCATCCTGAAGCAGTTACAACTGGTGGAAATCTTTCGCGGAGTGGTTTCAACATGAGTAATAAGAGTTCTGGTGGTTTCCAGAATTTGCGAggtaatcaaattattatactGGCCATGACTGAAGGAGGCTCGACATATTTCCAGGATTTGGTATTGTTGAAGGACCCAAGAATTACACAACTGATATTTGAAGGGGTTATTGAGTACATATTCCAGCTGATGACCGACCAATATGGACGCTATCTATTTCAGAAGCTGATTGAGTTAGAAAACGAAATTCAGTTGCGGATGATTGTGGAAAAACTAACAAATTCAAACGGAGACATCTTCTATACATCAATCCATAGATATGGCACTTATTCTATTAAGAAGCTGATCCAAGTGCTTGAGAAGTCACCATTGGTTACCGAGGTTGTTAAAGCTTTGTGCAACAATTTCTGGGACTTGATGGTCAATCCAACAGGACGATATGTTATAATGGAGTGCCTGGACGTTGTCGACTCTCAGAAGAATGACTTGCTATATATTGAAGCCATCGATAAATGTCTCCAACTAGCCACACATGAGAGGGGATGCATATCCTTAAACAGTTTTATCTCCCGTATCAAAGGGCCTCGAAGAGATCAACTCCTGAACTTGATCTGTGATCATGTGGTGTACCTTTCACAAGATCCTGCAGGGAACTTTGTTGTGCAGCACGTCCTGGGGCTCCAAAAGCCTTTCGTGATCGATAAAATTTGCTTCAAATTGAAAGGTTACTACGTTAAACTATCCCTGCAGAAAGGAGGAAGTCATCTGGTAGAGGATTGCTTGAAATCTTCAGGGATGGATCATGTGCTTCATGAATTTCTTCTGAGCAATCAACTTCTTCAGGTTGCTAAGGATCGATATGGAAACTATGTTCTCCAAACTGCTTTAAGAGAGACGATGAAAACAGGTAGTCCACTTCATGGAAGTCTTCTTATGAAACTCCGGTCATATCTTAAATCTCTGCAGCATGGGTACGGAAGAAATGTCCTCACATTGATGACAGCTCAGTTTAAAAAGGCGTGA